From Primulina tabacum isolate GXHZ01 chromosome 2, ASM2559414v2, whole genome shotgun sequence, one genomic window encodes:
- the LOC142522601 gene encoding uncharacterized protein LOC142522601: MFELPIKQFFNIVDFNRSIRFFKKDGSYKKYVYSCIANRFQWSKADDDEFKGRKDIDKLDKSPANYDSGISRYISEEDDFSIYNDKWKPDIAWIAKALDPALQLWKWAIPKGNGNVYKPPPTDRSLSEIFSSIQRSKLGIQDWSLSDLTVGLYLIYLQQASTGAMEDVKGEFISSEAIVQDLIYHTELAKGAYKDNATGLARHSMIRENNIVKFVKNSSVLRPGYYVGIDKRKKLVILGIRGTHTVYDLVTDFISSGHEEITFEGYSTHFGTAEAARWFLTHEIDTLRKCLEKHKGFKLRLVGHSLGGATASLLAIMLHKKSFKELGFNPDIIDAVGYATPPCVSKELAESCSSFVTTVVMQDDIIPRLNVASLSRLRNEIVETDWVSVFKREDWKGVIDLVTNAKQVVSSVQDVARKLAEYAKFRGQRDNSDMDIKKEVPTVPSVSLASNLVKHGGAPHNLAEDLFVPGTVYYLKRNMDAERNSRHSEYFTLLRRNPGEHFQRILLSSNILSDHKCDSHYYALRDVLKGLPSSLNDGTF; encoded by the exons atgtttgaattgcccaTCAAACAGTTCTTCAACATCGTGG ATTTTAATAGAAGCATTCGGTTTTTTAAGAAGGATGGTTCTTACAAGAAATACGTGTACAGCTGTATTGCGAACCGCTTCCAGTGGTCGAAGGCAGATGATGATGAATTCAAAGGAAGAAAGGATATTGACAAGTTGGATAAAAGCCCCGCAAATTATGATTCGGGAATTAGCAGGTATATTTCAGAGGAGGATGATTTTAGCATTTATAATGATAAATGGAAGCCGGATATTGCTTGGATTGCTAAAGCTCTGGATCCCGCTTTACAGTTGTGGAAGTGGGCTATTCCGAAAG gaaacgGAAATGTTTACAAACCTCCACCCACGGATAGATCACTATCGGAAATTTTTTCCAGTATACAAAGGAGTAAGCTTGGAATCCAGGATTGGAGTCTGAGTGATCTTACTGTTGGGTTGTATCTCATATATCTTCAGCAAGCATCCACAGGTGCTATGGAGGACGTGAAGGGTGAATTTATCTCTTCGGAGGCCATT GTTCAGGATCTCATCTACCACACAGAACTAGCAAAGGGAGCTTATAAAGATAATGCAACTGGTCTTGCTAGGCATAGCATGATCCGAGAAAATAACATTGTGAAGTTTGTAAAAAATTCTAGCGTGTTGAGACCTGGATATTATGTAGGAATCgacaagcggaagaaactcgtgATTCTTGGCATTCGTGGAACTCACACTGTCTATGACCTCGTCACCGATTTCATTTCTTCCGGCCACGAAGAAATCACATTTGAAGGCTATTCAACCCACTTTGGCACAGCTGAGGCTGCTCGTTGGTTTCTAACTCATGAAATAGATACCTTAAGGAAATGCCTTGAGAAGCACAAG GGTTTTAAATTAAGGCTCGTGGGTCATTCTCTAGGAGGTGCAACCGCGTCTCTGCTTGCGATTATGCTACATAAGAAGTCTTTTAAGGAGCTGGGGTTCAACCCTGATATAATTGATGCTGTTGGATATGCCACCCCACCTTGTGTCTCCAAAGAGCTTGCTGAAAGTTGCTCCAGTTTTGTAACGACAGTGGTAATGCAG GATGATATAATACCGAGACTAAACGTAGCTTCTTTATCGAGACTGAGGAACGAAATTGTTGAAACTGATTG GGTCAGTGTATTTAAAAGAGAAGATTGGAAAGGAGTGATAGATCTGGTTACCAATGCAAAACAAGTCGTCTCATCTGTGCAAGATGTAGCTCGAAAGCTTGCTGAATACGCCAAATTCAGAGGGCAGAGGGATAATTCTG ATATGGATATAAAAAAGGAAGTTCCTACGGTCCCCAGTGTCAGTCTTGCTTCGAATCTTGTAAAACACGGGGGAGCACCGCACAACTTAGCGGAGGATCTGTTTGTACCAGGTACTGTGTATTATTTAAAACGGAACATGGATGCTGAAAGAAACAGCAGACACAGCGAGTATTTCACGTTGTTGAGGAGAAACCCAGGCGAACATTTTCAGAGGATTCTGCTTTCTAGCAACATACTTTCAGATCACAAATGTGATAGCCATTACTATGCCCTGAGGGATGTTCTTAAAGGCTTGCCTTCTTCTTTGAATGATGGAACTTTTTGA
- the LOC142522609 gene encoding transcription factor EMB1444-like isoform X1: MESQLQLMLRSLCFNTGWKYAIFWKLEYQEQMILTWEDAYYDINLHPDRKFFIETPRSLNYELYSHDPLGLAMSKMSYQLYSLGEGIVGQVAVSGKHSWIYSDTHVAGSFSTSEPFDGWQNQFSAGIKTIAVVAVIPHGVIQLGSLHKITEDLKLINHIRNVFSDLQDSLARGISSSLHSTLKNSCLSDVCAGIPNSAGIHDHKMKLDSSVREDGTSLCTQICSSIGNNHASVSSLSGGSVTLQMKMRERAECSIPGNEISLPSSSERILTRQQRQEAMISFCEIKCGEETYDLKDLGKRQEILNLPAVKNVKGEYSYLYDATLPTDCHQMNLSCLPLENLDSLTFQDRSEFYVPETPSEQLNPDFKSNLELQSKFSTFETHLSPFSFCTGYELYEALGPSFRKQNNLVWEEEKNHSDMAIENPEGMSSSSLLMENPDMNLLDALVAEVSRRENDANSVKSCQETEESFFSTEKTPCTSVGTISSTCYSCYSFDRATSSSLNSVPFGIESLKGLLSPSSSRGSEPLEKPREPVKMNKKRTRTGENSRPRPRDRQLIQDRIKELRELVPSGTKCSIDSLLERTIKHMLFLQSITKLAEKLHKYSASKLLDKNTDMRRFSSEQGSSWAVEVGNNSKVCPIIVENINMHGQMLVEMLCERCSQFLDIAETIRSLGLTILKGVSEACGNKTWMCFVVEGQNNKSMHRMDVLWSLMQILQSKTSS, translated from the exons ATGGAAAGCCAATTGCAGCTGATGCTGAGGAGCCTTTGTTTTAACACTGGCTGGAAATATGCAATTTTCTGGAAGCTCGAGTACCAAGAACAGAT GATATTGACTTGGGAGGATGCCTATTATGACATCAATCTACACCCAGATAGGAAATTTTTCATTGAGACCCCTCGCAGCTTGAATTATGAGCTTTATTCACATGATCCGTTGGGATTAGCCATGTCAAAGATGTCATATCAACTATATTCTCTCGGAGAAGG GATTGTTGGACAGGTGGCAGTTTCTGGGAAGCATTCATGGATATACTCAGATACACATGTTGCTGGTTCTTTCTCCACATCGGAG CCTTTTGATGGATGGCAAAATCAATTTTCAGCTGGCATTAAG ACCATTGCAGTTGTGGCAGTTATTCCACATGGAGTCATACAACTTGGTTCTCTGCATAAA ATCACCGAGGATTTGAAATTGATCAACCACATCAGAAATGTTTTTTCTGATCTGCAAGATTCTTTAGCCCGTGGTATTTCCAGTTCACTTCATAGCACCTTAAAAAATTCTTGTTTG TCAGATGTCTGTGCGGGAATTCCGAATTCAGCAGGAATTCATGACCACAAAATGAAATTGGACAGCTCTGTTCGTGAGGATGGGACGAGCTTGTGTACTCAAATATGTTCATCCATAGGGAATAATCACGCATCTGTTTCTTCTCTATCGGGAGGCTCTGTAACACTTCAAATGAAGATGCGTGAAAGAGCCGAATGCTCAATACCGGGGAATGAAATTTCACTTCCCTCAAGTTCTGAAAGGATTCTTACTAGGCAGCAAAGACAAGAAGCAATGATATCTTTTTGTGAGATTAAGTGTGGAGAAGAAACATATGACCTCAAGGATTTGGGAAAAAGACAAGAAATCTTGAATCTGCCAGCTGTGAAGAATGTCAAGGGTGAATACTCGTATTTATATGATGCCACTCTACCGACTGATTGTCATCAGATGAACTTATCATGCCTTCCTTTGGAAAATCTCGATTCTCTAACATTTCAGGATCGAAGTGAATTTTATGTTCCAGAAACTCCAAGTGAGCAGTTGAATCCAGACTTCAAGAGCAATCTAGAATTACAAAGCAAGTTTAGTACTTTTGAGACGCATCTTTCTCCTTTCAGTTTTTGTACTGGCTATGAATTGTATGAAGCATTGGGACCCTCTTTTAGAAAGCAGAATAACTTGGTCtgggaagaagaaaaaaatcacTCCGATATGGCTATTGAAAATCCTGAGGGAATGAGCAGTAGCAGTTTGCTGATGGAGAACCCTGATATGAACCTTTTGGATGCATTGGTGGCCGAAGTTAGTCGTAGAGAAAATGATGCAAACAGTGTGAAATCATGCCAAGAGACTGAGGAGAGTTTCTTTTCTACTGAAAAAACACCTTGCACAAGTGTTGGTACCATTAGTTCCACATGCTACTCGTGCTACTCATTTGATCGAGCCACATCAAGTAGCTTGAACTCAGTGCCATTTGGTATCGAGTCTTTGAAAGGTCTTTTGTCGCCCAGCTCTAGCAGAGGGAGTGAACCCTTGGAAAAGCCGCGAGAACCAGTTAAGATGAATAAAAAGAGAACCAGGACTGGTGAAAATTCTAGGCCAAGGCCAAGGGACAGGCAATTGATCCAAGATCGAATAAAGGAGTTGCGAGAGCTTGTTCCTAGTGGAACAAAG TGCAGTATTGATTCACTTCTTGAGAGAACAATCAAACATATGCTCTTTTTGCAAAGCATCACTAAGCTTGCGGAGAAGCTGCATAAATACTCTGCATCGAAG TTGCTTGACAAGAACACAGATATGCGAAGATTTTCAAGTGAGCAGGGTTCGAGCTGGGCCGTGGAAGTGGGAAATAACTCCAAAGTTTGCCCGATAATAGTGGAAAACATAAATATGCATGGGCAAATGCTCGTTGAG ATGTTGTGTGAACGGTGCAGCCAGTTTCTCGATATTGCAGAAACCATCAGAAGTTTGGGTTTAACTATTCTGAAAGGTGTTTCTGAAGCATGTGGAAATAAGACCTGGATGTGCTTCGTGGTTGAG GGACAGAACAACAAAAGCATGCACCGGATGGATGTTTTATGGTCTCTGATGCAGATTTTGCAATCTAAGACTTCTAGTTAG
- the LOC142522609 gene encoding transcription factor EMB1444-like isoform X2, with protein MESQLQLMLRSLCFNTGWKYAIFWKLEYQEQMILTWEDAYYDINLHPDRKFFIETPRSLNYELYSHDPLGLAMSKMSYQLYSLGEGIVGQVAVSGKHSWIYSDTHVAGSFSTSEPFDGWQNQFSAGIKTIAVVAVIPHGVIQLGSLHKITEDLKLINHIRNVFSDLQDSLARGISSSLHSTLKNSCLSDVCAGIPNSAGIHDHKMKLDSSVREDGTSLCTQICSSIGNNHASVSSLSGGSVTLQMKMRERAECSIPGNEISLPSSSERILTRQQRQEAMISFCEIKCGEETYDLKDLGKRQEILNLPAVKNVKGEYSYLYDATLPTDCHQMNLSCLPLENLDSLTFQDRSEFYVPETPSEQLNPDFKSNLELQSKFSTFETHLSPFSFCTGYELYEALGPSFRKQNNLVWEEEKNHSDMAIENPEGMSSSSLLMENPDMNLLDALVAEVSRRENDANSVKSCQETEESFFSTEKTPCTSVGTISSTCYSCYSFDRATSSSLNSVPFGIESLKGLLSPSSSRGSEPLEKPREPVKMNKKRTRTGENSRPRPRDRQLIQDRIKELRELVPSGTKCSIDSLLERTIKHMLFLQSITKLAEKLHKYSASKLLDKNTDMRRFSSEQGSSWAVEVGNNSKVCPIIVENINMHGQMLVEMLCERCSQFLDIAETIRSLGLTILKGVSEACGNKTWMCFVVENNKSMHRMDVLWSLMQILQSKTSS; from the exons ATGGAAAGCCAATTGCAGCTGATGCTGAGGAGCCTTTGTTTTAACACTGGCTGGAAATATGCAATTTTCTGGAAGCTCGAGTACCAAGAACAGAT GATATTGACTTGGGAGGATGCCTATTATGACATCAATCTACACCCAGATAGGAAATTTTTCATTGAGACCCCTCGCAGCTTGAATTATGAGCTTTATTCACATGATCCGTTGGGATTAGCCATGTCAAAGATGTCATATCAACTATATTCTCTCGGAGAAGG GATTGTTGGACAGGTGGCAGTTTCTGGGAAGCATTCATGGATATACTCAGATACACATGTTGCTGGTTCTTTCTCCACATCGGAG CCTTTTGATGGATGGCAAAATCAATTTTCAGCTGGCATTAAG ACCATTGCAGTTGTGGCAGTTATTCCACATGGAGTCATACAACTTGGTTCTCTGCATAAA ATCACCGAGGATTTGAAATTGATCAACCACATCAGAAATGTTTTTTCTGATCTGCAAGATTCTTTAGCCCGTGGTATTTCCAGTTCACTTCATAGCACCTTAAAAAATTCTTGTTTG TCAGATGTCTGTGCGGGAATTCCGAATTCAGCAGGAATTCATGACCACAAAATGAAATTGGACAGCTCTGTTCGTGAGGATGGGACGAGCTTGTGTACTCAAATATGTTCATCCATAGGGAATAATCACGCATCTGTTTCTTCTCTATCGGGAGGCTCTGTAACACTTCAAATGAAGATGCGTGAAAGAGCCGAATGCTCAATACCGGGGAATGAAATTTCACTTCCCTCAAGTTCTGAAAGGATTCTTACTAGGCAGCAAAGACAAGAAGCAATGATATCTTTTTGTGAGATTAAGTGTGGAGAAGAAACATATGACCTCAAGGATTTGGGAAAAAGACAAGAAATCTTGAATCTGCCAGCTGTGAAGAATGTCAAGGGTGAATACTCGTATTTATATGATGCCACTCTACCGACTGATTGTCATCAGATGAACTTATCATGCCTTCCTTTGGAAAATCTCGATTCTCTAACATTTCAGGATCGAAGTGAATTTTATGTTCCAGAAACTCCAAGTGAGCAGTTGAATCCAGACTTCAAGAGCAATCTAGAATTACAAAGCAAGTTTAGTACTTTTGAGACGCATCTTTCTCCTTTCAGTTTTTGTACTGGCTATGAATTGTATGAAGCATTGGGACCCTCTTTTAGAAAGCAGAATAACTTGGTCtgggaagaagaaaaaaatcacTCCGATATGGCTATTGAAAATCCTGAGGGAATGAGCAGTAGCAGTTTGCTGATGGAGAACCCTGATATGAACCTTTTGGATGCATTGGTGGCCGAAGTTAGTCGTAGAGAAAATGATGCAAACAGTGTGAAATCATGCCAAGAGACTGAGGAGAGTTTCTTTTCTACTGAAAAAACACCTTGCACAAGTGTTGGTACCATTAGTTCCACATGCTACTCGTGCTACTCATTTGATCGAGCCACATCAAGTAGCTTGAACTCAGTGCCATTTGGTATCGAGTCTTTGAAAGGTCTTTTGTCGCCCAGCTCTAGCAGAGGGAGTGAACCCTTGGAAAAGCCGCGAGAACCAGTTAAGATGAATAAAAAGAGAACCAGGACTGGTGAAAATTCTAGGCCAAGGCCAAGGGACAGGCAATTGATCCAAGATCGAATAAAGGAGTTGCGAGAGCTTGTTCCTAGTGGAACAAAG TGCAGTATTGATTCACTTCTTGAGAGAACAATCAAACATATGCTCTTTTTGCAAAGCATCACTAAGCTTGCGGAGAAGCTGCATAAATACTCTGCATCGAAG TTGCTTGACAAGAACACAGATATGCGAAGATTTTCAAGTGAGCAGGGTTCGAGCTGGGCCGTGGAAGTGGGAAATAACTCCAAAGTTTGCCCGATAATAGTGGAAAACATAAATATGCATGGGCAAATGCTCGTTGAG ATGTTGTGTGAACGGTGCAGCCAGTTTCTCGATATTGCAGAAACCATCAGAAGTTTGGGTTTAACTATTCTGAAAGGTGTTTCTGAAGCATGTGGAAATAAGACCTGGATGTGCTTCGTGGTTGAG AACAACAAAAGCATGCACCGGATGGATGTTTTATGGTCTCTGATGCAGATTTTGCAATCTAAGACTTCTAGTTAG